TCATGCCGGACGGCAGGATCAGGTCGAAGACGACGTGGTACACCGCCGACTCGCTCGTCGAGAAGGTTCCGCTGCGCTCGTCCGAGACCCCCGCGACGCGTCTCGGCGTGCTCCCCGAGGGCATCCTGGTCCTCATCGCCGCGGGCGGCCTCGGCTGGGCCGTGACCTCGGCGGCGCGGGCCCGGAAGAGCGCCGCGAAGTGAAGGACCGGCCCGGACCCGGGCTCCAACTGCCGCTCGCGGGGCCCGGATCGACGACCCCGGCCCCCGACTGGTCCGCGGCGTATCGCCGTTAGGGTCGGAACATGGCTACTCCAGACTTCATCCGCACCATCCGCGCCGACGCCGGCCAGCAGCTGCTCTGGCTCCCCGGAGTCACCGCCATCGTCTTCGACGACGAGGGAAGGGTGCTGCTCGGGCGGCGCTCCGACAACGGCAGGTGGTCGGCTATCGGCGGCATCCCGGAACCGGGCGAGCAGCCCGCGCAGTGCGCGGTGCGCGAGGTGTACGAGGAGACGGCCGTGCACTGCGTGCCCGAACGCGTGGTCCTGGTCCAGGCCCTCGAACCGGTCACCTATGACAACGGCGACACGTGCCAGTACATGGACATCACCCTGCGCTGCCGTGCCGTCGGCGGCGAGGCGCGGGTCAACGACGACGAGTCGCTGGAAGTCGGATGGTTCGAGATGGACGCGCTGCCGCACCTGCACGAGTTCTCGCTCTCCCGGATCAAGCGGGCGCTGGCGGACGAGCCCACCTGGTTCGAGCCGGCCCCCTGATCCCTTCCGTTAGCCTGAGGGCACGATGAACCGTTTGAGCACGTCATGGGGCGCGTACGACCTCACTCGCTTCCCGGAGGACCCCCGCGACCAGCTGCGCGCCTGGTCGGCGGCCGACGCCTATCTGCTGCGGCAGCTGGCGGGCGAACAGGACGCGGCGCCCGACGGGTTCCCCGCCACCGTCGACCTCTCCGGGACGGTCGCCGTCCTCGGCGACCGGTGGGGCGCGCTCACCACCGTGCTCGCCGGGCAGGCGCGCGTCCCGGTCCAGATCACCGACTCGTTCCTCGCACAGCAGGCGACCCGCGCCAACCTCGCGCGCGCGGGCCACGCGCCGGACGCGGCACGGCTGTCGACGACCAGGGACGCGCCGCCCGCCCGCGTCGACGTGCTCCTCGTCCGCGTACCGAAGAGCCTCGCCCTCCTGGAGGACCAGCTCCACCGGCTCGCGCCCGCCCTGCACGAGGGCACGGCCGTCATCGGCACCGGCATGGTCACCGAGATCCACACGTCGACGCTGGAGCTCTTCGAGCGGATCATCGGCCCCACCAGGACCTCCCTGGCCCGCCAGAAGGCGCGGCTCATCTTCAGCGCCCCCGACCCGGCCCGCGCCGCCGGCACCAGCCCCTGGCCCAACCGGTACGTGCTGCCCGCCGACTCCGGGGCCGGCGCGGGCCTCACCGTCGTGAACCACGCCGGCATCTTCTGCGCCGACCGGCTCGACATCGGCACCCGCTTCTTCCTCAAGCACCTGCCGCGCGCCCGCGGCGGCGCCCACGTCGTGGACCTGGGCTGCGGCAACGGCGTGCTCGGCACCGCCGCATCCGCCGCCGACCCCGACGCCACGGTCACCTTCATCGACGAGTCGTTCCAGGCCGTCGCCTCCGCCGAGGCCACGTTCCGCGCCAACGCGGCCGACGACGCCAAGGCCCACTTCGTGGCGGGCGACGCCCTCTCGGCCGTACCGCCGGGGACGGTCGACGTCGTCCTGAACAACCCGCCCTTCCACAGCCACCAGGCCACGACCGGCGCGACCGCCCACCGCATGTTCACCGGCGCCCGCGCCGCGCTGCGTCCCGGCGGCGAGCTGTGGGTCATCGGCAACCGCCACCTCGGCTACCACGTGAAGCTCCGCAAACTCTTCGGCAACGCGGAGGTCGTGGCGAGCGACCCCAAGTTCGTGCTGCTGCGGGCGGTGAAGGGCGGCCGCTGACCGCCTCCGGTGCACGTCGTACCCGTTCGGTTCCGGCCGGCGGTGTTCCGCCGTGCGTGCCGCCCGGTGGCGGTCGTCCGGCGCGGCTGCTGTGCTGGACGCGGAGAAGCCATGAGCGCCCCGCAGGACTGAACCCGCCCTTCTCGTGGAACCCGCGGGACACCCGTGACTGCAGCCGTACGCACCGAACCTGCGAGGAGGACCTTGTGGCACCCGTGGCGAAGGACCGCCTGGCGGCACTGGACGCCCACTGGCGCGCCGCCAACTACCTGGCCGTCGGCCAGATCTACCTGATGGGCAACGCCCTGCTGACCGAGCCGCTGCGGCCCGAGCACATCAAGCCGCGCCTGCTCGGGCACTGGGGCACCTCACCCGGTCTCAACTTCGTCCACACCCACCTCAACCGCGTCATCCAGGAACGGGATCTGGACGCGCTGTGCGTGTGGGGCCCGGGTCACGGCGGGCCGGCCGTGCTCGCGAACTCCTGGCTGGAGGGCAGTTACACGCAGACGTACCCGGACATCACACGGGACGCGGAGGGCATGGCGAAGCTGTTCCGCCAGTTCTCCTTCCCCGGCGGCGTGCCCAGCCACGTGGCGCCCGAGACGCCGGGCTCGATCCACGAGGGCGGCGAGCTCGGCTACTCGCTCGCGCACGCCTACGGAGCCGCCCTGGACAACCCCGACCTCCTGGTCGCCTGCGTGATCGGCGACGGCGAGGCCGAGACCGGGCCGCTGGCCGCCTCCTGGCACTGCAACAAGTTCCACGACCCCGCGCACGACGGCGCGGTCCTGCCGATCCTCCACCTCAACGGCTACAAGATCGCCAACCCGACGGTGCTGGCCCGCCTCCCCGAAGCCGAGCTCGACGCGCTCCTCAAGGGCTACGGACACCAGCCGATCTACGTCGCCGGCGACGAGCCGCACGAGATGCACCAGGCGATGGCCGCCGCGCTGGACCGGGCGCTCGACCGCATCAGGACCATCCAGGAGGCCGCCCGCAGCGGTGACGGCGCCGAGGGCCGCGAACCCTGGCCGGTCATCGTGCTGCGCACCCCCAAGGGCTGGACCGGCCCCGTGGCCGTGGACGGCGAGCCGGTCGAGAACACGTGGCGGGCGCATCAGGTGCCGCTGTCCGGGGTCCGCGAGAACCCGGACCACCTGCGGCAGTTGGAGGAGTGGCTGCGCTCGTACCGTCCCGAGGAGCTCTTCGACGCCGAGGGGCGGCCGAACGAGCAGGTCGTGTCCTGCGTGCCCGAGGGCGAGCGCAGGCTCGGCGCCACCCCGCACGCGAACGGCGGCAGGCTCACCCGGCAGCTGCCCGTCCCGGCGCTGGAGCGGTTCGCCGTCACCGTCGACAAGCCGGGCACGACGCTGCACGAGCCGACCCGGATCGCGGGCGCCCTCCTCGCGCAGGTCATGGCGGACACCGCGGAGCGCAGGGACTTCCGGGTCGTGGGCCCGGACGAGACCGAGTCCAACCGGCTCGGGGCGCTGTACGACGTCACCGGCAAGATCTGGCAGGACCGCACCCTCGACACGGACGAGCACCTCGCACGCGACGGCCGCGTCATGGAGGTCCTCTCCGAGCACCTCTGCCAGGGCTGGCTGGAGGGCTACACGCTCACCGGCCGCCACGGCCTGTTCTCCTGCTACGAAGCGTTCGTCCACATCGTCGACTCGATGGTCAACCAGCACATCAAGTGGCTGAAGACCTCGCGCGCGCTGCCGTGGCGCGCGCCCGTCCCGTCGCTGAACTACCTGCTCACCTCGCACGTGTGGCGCCAGGACCACAACGGCTTCTCGCACCAGGACCCGGGCTTCGTCGACCATGTGCTGAACAAGAGCCCCCACGTCGTACGCGTCTATCTCCCGCCGGACGCCAACACCCTGCTCTCCGTCACCGAGCACGTCCTGCACAGCCGCGACTACGTCAACGTCGTCGTCGCCGGGAAGCAGCCCACCTTCGACTGGCTCTCCCTCGACGACGCCCGCGCCCACTGCGCGCGCGGCGCGGGCGTCTGGGAGTGGGCGGGGACGGAGCAGGGCACGCGTGAGCCGGACGTGGTCCTCGCCTGCGCCGGTGACGTGCCCACGCAGGAGGTGATCGCCGCGGCCGCGCTGCTGCGCGAGCACCTGCCGGAGCTCACCGTGCGGGTCGTCAACGTCGTCGACATCGCCCGTCTGATGCCGCGCGAGGAGCACCCGCACGGCATGGCGGACTCCGAGTTCGACGCGCTCTTCACCCCGGACAAGCCGGTGATCTTCGCGTACCACGGCTATCCGTGGCTGATCCACCGCCTCGCCTACCGCCGCACCGGCCACGCCAACATCCACGTGCGCGGCTACACGGAGGCGGGCACGACCACGACACCCTTCGACATGGTCGTGCGCAACAACCTCGACCGGTACCGCCTCGTCATGGACGTCGTCGACCGCGTCCCGGGCCTCGCCGTGCGCGCGACGACGGTGCGTCAGGCGATGGCCGACACCCGCACGCGCCACCACGCCTGGATCCGCGAGCACGGCACGGACCTCCCCGAGGTCGCCGACTGGACGTGGCCGTACTGAACGAACTGTTCCCGCGGGCCCGCACCGTCCTCGGCCCGGGGGCGGTGCACCTGCCCGACTGGCTGGCACCGGAAGCGCAGTCGCGTCTCCTCGAGGCGTGCCGGGAGTGGGCACGGCCGCCCGCCGGGCTGCGTACGGTCCGGACGCCCGGCGGCGGCGCGATGACGGCGCGGCAGGTCTGCCTGGGGTGGCACTGGTATCCGTACGGGTACGCGCGCACCGTCGTCGACGGGGACGGCGCCCCGGTGAAGCCGATGCCGCCGTGGCTCGCCGAGCTGGGCCGCAGGGGCGCCGCGGCGGCGGGGCACGCCGTCGAGGAGCCGTACGACATCGCCCTCGTCAACTTCTACGACGCCGACGCGCGGATGGGGATGCACCGCGACAGCGACGAGAAGTCGGGGGCGGCGGTCGTGTCCCTGAGCCTCGGGGACACGGGTGTCTTCCGTTTCGGCAACACGCGGACGCGCACGAAGCCCTACACGGACGTCGAGCTGCGCAGCGGCGACCTGGTGGTTTTCGGCGGGGCCTCGCGCCTCGCGTACCACGGGGTGTCGAAGGTGCTGCCCGGTACCGCGCCGCACGGGCTGGGGCTGACCGGGCGGCTGAACATCACGCTGCGGGTCAGCGGGCTCGGCGAGGACCCGTGACGATCCGTGAGAGCCGGTGAGGGTCACGCCGCGTCGTGGAAGACGAGCCCCAGCGACCTGCGCAGCCCCGACCGCACCGTGCTCACCCCGTGCCGCACCGGCCCCGCGGACCAGCCGCGCGCCGAGCGGACCGGGCGGTCGCGGGTGGTGAAGACCAGGCCGTGGCCCTGCTTCAGGACGGTCGACGTGCCGCGCGACTGGGCCCGCGGCCGCTGCTCGACGAGCAGGAACTCGCCGCCCGTGTAGTCGGTGCCCTGCTCGTCCAGGCCGATGACGACCTGCAGGGGGAAGACCATGTCCCCGAACAGGTCGCGGTGCAGGGCGTTCCAGTCGCCTTCTTCGTAGCGCAGCAGGATCTGGGCGGACTTGGTCTGGCCGGCCGCGTGGCACTGGTCGAGCCACTCCTCCAGGGAGTCGGGCCAGGGGGCCGGGCGGCCCAGGCGGTCGGCCCAGTCGCGGGCGACGGCGAGCAGGTGCGGGTAGAGCGCCGACCGCAGCTCGGCGACGGGAGCCGGGAGGTCGTGGGTGAAGTAGCGGTACCGGCCGGAGCCGAAGCGGTGTCCGGCCATGTCGACCGTCGAGCGGAAGAGCGTGGCGTCGTCGTAGAGCTCGGCGATGCGGCGGCAACCGGCGGGGTCGACGAGGCGGGGGGTGAGCGCGCAGCCGTGCGCGTCGAGCTCGGCGGCGAGCGCCGTCCAGTCCGCCGCGTCGACCGCCGCGCCGGGTGTGCGCGTGGTGGTGGTCATGCCGCCTCCAGGTCGAGGAGCAGCCGCTTGCGCTCAAGGCCGCCCGCGTAGCCGGTCAGGGAGCCGTCGGCGCCGATGACGCGGTGGCAGGGGCGGACGACGAGGAGCGGGTTGCGTCCGATGGCGGTGCCGAGGGCGCGGACCGCGGCGCGCGAGAGGCCGAGGCGCTCGGCGAGCCGTCCGTAGGTGGTCGTGGTGCCGTAGGGGACCGTGTCGAGGGCGTCCCAGACCTTGCGCTGGAACTCGGTGCCCGCCCCGGCGGCGTACTCGATGTCGAAGTGGGTGAGGCTCCCGGCGAAGTAGGCGCGCAGCTGCGCGGTGACCGCGTCGAACGCCGCGTCGTCCCGGACCCAGCCCTCCCGGACGACTGCGCCGCCCTTCTGGTCCGGCACGGACAGGGAGACCAGCGCGGTGCCGCCCTTGGCGGTGGCCGACTCCTCGCCCACCAGCAGCAGCTCGCCCAGC
The window above is part of the Streptomyces venezuelae genome. Proteins encoded here:
- a CDS encoding NUDIX hydrolase; this translates as MATPDFIRTIRADAGQQLLWLPGVTAIVFDDEGRVLLGRRSDNGRWSAIGGIPEPGEQPAQCAVREVYEETAVHCVPERVVLVQALEPVTYDNGDTCQYMDITLRCRAVGGEARVNDDESLEVGWFEMDALPHLHEFSLSRIKRALADEPTWFEPAP
- a CDS encoding methyltransferase, whose translation is MNRLSTSWGAYDLTRFPEDPRDQLRAWSAADAYLLRQLAGEQDAAPDGFPATVDLSGTVAVLGDRWGALTTVLAGQARVPVQITDSFLAQQATRANLARAGHAPDAARLSTTRDAPPARVDVLLVRVPKSLALLEDQLHRLAPALHEGTAVIGTGMVTEIHTSTLELFERIIGPTRTSLARQKARLIFSAPDPARAAGTSPWPNRYVLPADSGAGAGLTVVNHAGIFCADRLDIGTRFFLKHLPRARGGAHVVDLGCGNGVLGTAASAADPDATVTFIDESFQAVASAEATFRANAADDAKAHFVAGDALSAVPPGTVDVVLNNPPFHSHQATTGATAHRMFTGARAALRPGGELWVIGNRHLGYHVKLRKLFGNAEVVASDPKFVLLRAVKGGR
- a CDS encoding phosphoketolase; the encoded protein is MAPVAKDRLAALDAHWRAANYLAVGQIYLMGNALLTEPLRPEHIKPRLLGHWGTSPGLNFVHTHLNRVIQERDLDALCVWGPGHGGPAVLANSWLEGSYTQTYPDITRDAEGMAKLFRQFSFPGGVPSHVAPETPGSIHEGGELGYSLAHAYGAALDNPDLLVACVIGDGEAETGPLAASWHCNKFHDPAHDGAVLPILHLNGYKIANPTVLARLPEAELDALLKGYGHQPIYVAGDEPHEMHQAMAAALDRALDRIRTIQEAARSGDGAEGREPWPVIVLRTPKGWTGPVAVDGEPVENTWRAHQVPLSGVRENPDHLRQLEEWLRSYRPEELFDAEGRPNEQVVSCVPEGERRLGATPHANGGRLTRQLPVPALERFAVTVDKPGTTLHEPTRIAGALLAQVMADTAERRDFRVVGPDETESNRLGALYDVTGKIWQDRTLDTDEHLARDGRVMEVLSEHLCQGWLEGYTLTGRHGLFSCYEAFVHIVDSMVNQHIKWLKTSRALPWRAPVPSLNYLLTSHVWRQDHNGFSHQDPGFVDHVLNKSPHVVRVYLPPDANTLLSVTEHVLHSRDYVNVVVAGKQPTFDWLSLDDARAHCARGAGVWEWAGTEQGTREPDVVLACAGDVPTQEVIAAAALLREHLPELTVRVVNVVDIARLMPREEHPHGMADSEFDALFTPDKPVIFAYHGYPWLIHRLAYRRTGHANIHVRGYTEAGTTTTPFDMVVRNNLDRYRLVMDVVDRVPGLAVRATTVRQAMADTRTRHHAWIREHGTDLPEVADWTWPY
- a CDS encoding alpha-ketoglutarate-dependent dioxygenase AlkB family protein; this translates as MAVLNELFPRARTVLGPGAVHLPDWLAPEAQSRLLEACREWARPPAGLRTVRTPGGGAMTARQVCLGWHWYPYGYARTVVDGDGAPVKPMPPWLAELGRRGAAAAGHAVEEPYDIALVNFYDADARMGMHRDSDEKSGAAVVSLSLGDTGVFRFGNTRTRTKPYTDVELRSGDLVVFGGASRLAYHGVSKVLPGTAPHGLGLTGRLNITLRVSGLGEDP
- a CDS encoding 2OG-Fe(II) oxygenase, producing MTTTTRTPGAAVDAADWTALAAELDAHGCALTPRLVDPAGCRRIAELYDDATLFRSTVDMAGHRFGSGRYRYFTHDLPAPVAELRSALYPHLLAVARDWADRLGRPAPWPDSLEEWLDQCHAAGQTKSAQILLRYEEGDWNALHRDLFGDMVFPLQVVIGLDEQGTDYTGGEFLLVEQRPRAQSRGTSTVLKQGHGLVFTTRDRPVRSARGWSAGPVRHGVSTVRSGLRRSLGLVFHDAA
- a CDS encoding methylated-DNA--[protein]-cysteine S-methyltransferase: MTVYATIDSPLGELLLVGEESATAKGGTALVSLSVPDQKGGAVVREGWVRDDAAFDAVTAQLRAYFAGSLTHFDIEYAAGAGTEFQRKVWDALDTVPYGTTTTYGRLAERLGLSRAAVRALGTAIGRNPLLVVRPCHRVIGADGSLTGYAGGLERKRLLLDLEAA